In Deinococcus fonticola, a single window of DNA contains:
- a CDS encoding carboxymuconolactone decarboxylase family protein yields MAQDKQDRGAGQKAREVIFGSQQERILERLQGLDSDLMAYIRDFAYDTVYERPGLDLKTKELMACVLLTSLGSPPELRTHLRGAMNAGASEQEVREVLLFCVPYLGFPRTLAAFEQLRGLLEHRERKVVHVKTSHPQGQEVEESTAEDQ; encoded by the coding sequence ATGGCACAGGACAAGCAGGACAGGGGAGCCGGGCAGAAGGCCCGTGAAGTTATCTTCGGGTCGCAGCAGGAACGAATTCTGGAACGCCTGCAGGGGCTGGACAGCGACCTGATGGCCTACATCCGGGATTTCGCTTACGACACGGTGTATGAGCGCCCCGGACTCGACCTCAAAACCAAAGAGTTGATGGCGTGTGTGCTCCTTACCTCGCTGGGCAGCCCGCCGGAACTGCGCACGCACCTGCGCGGGGCCATGAATGCCGGGGCCAGCGAGCAGGAGGTGCGTGAGGTACTGCTTTTTTGCGTACCCTACCTGGGGTTTCCACGCACCCTGGCGGCCTTCGAGCAGCTTCGCGGCCTGCTGGAGCACCGCGAACGGAAGGTGGTGCATGTCAAAACCTCCCATCCACAAGGACAGGAGGTCGAGGAATCAACAGCGGAGGATCAGTAA
- a CDS encoding OmpH family outer membrane protein, whose translation MKRLFLLLPVALLLTAPQAQSGKGRLGFVNVPQLVAAMPGGANYTALRKKADTDLGQQQKNLQTLLVKVNGSPTAANKAAVTKAQQTFANAQKNYQTQIAAAFKPLATKLNSAIAKTAKANGYSVVLDRQVAATTRLVVYANSSTDLTAAVMKEIKK comes from the coding sequence ATGAAACGACTCTTTCTTCTTCTGCCCGTGGCCCTGCTGTTGACCGCCCCCCAAGCCCAGAGTGGCAAGGGGCGCCTGGGGTTCGTCAATGTGCCGCAACTGGTGGCTGCCATGCCCGGCGGGGCCAATTACACCGCCCTGCGCAAGAAAGCCGATACGGATCTGGGTCAGCAGCAGAAAAACCTGCAAACCCTGCTGGTCAAAGTGAACGGCAGCCCCACTGCCGCCAACAAGGCTGCCGTCACCAAAGCGCAGCAGACCTTTGCCAACGCGCAGAAAAACTACCAGACGCAAATCGCGGCGGCGTTCAAGCCACTGGCGACCAAACTGAACAGCGCCATTGCCAAGACCGCCAAGGCCAACGGCTACAGCGTGGTGCTGGATCGCCAGGTGGCCGCCACCACCAGACTGGTGGTCTACGCCAACAGCAGCACGGACCTGACGGCCGCCGTGATGAAGGAAATCAAGAAGTAA
- a CDS encoding OmpH family outer membrane protein, with protein MKMNVKALAPVAVVAAFGLGTLAPHAQTGAQKVGFANVDALFAASPSFKGVKDLETKFQGEAATLDKQIKEIDAKGTAATQADKTRRSQLVDTYNAKLKDYDTQMKAKAGPVEQQIDKAMSDYAKANGFSIIMSRAVAQQSGLVVYADEGTDVTEAIKKNIK; from the coding sequence ATGAAGATGAACGTCAAAGCGCTCGCTCCTGTTGCCGTCGTCGCCGCCTTCGGCCTCGGCACTCTTGCTCCGCATGCCCAGACGGGTGCCCAGAAAGTCGGCTTCGCCAACGTGGACGCCCTGTTTGCGGCCAGCCCCAGCTTCAAGGGTGTCAAGGATCTGGAAACCAAATTCCAGGGTGAAGCCGCCACGCTCGACAAGCAGATCAAGGAAATCGACGCCAAGGGAACTGCCGCTACCCAGGCCGACAAGACCAGGCGTTCGCAGCTGGTGGATACCTACAACGCCAAACTCAAGGACTACGACACCCAGATGAAAGCCAAGGCCGGCCCGGTCGAGCAGCAGATCGATAAAGCCATGAGCGACTACGCCAAGGCGAACGGCTTTTCCATCATCATGAGCCGCGCGGTCGCGCAGCAAAGCGGCCTGGTCGTGTACGCCGACGAAGGCACCGACGTCACCGAAGCCATCAAGAAGAACATCAAGTAA
- a CDS encoding CBS and ACT domain-containing protein gives MLVRDWMTVNPKTVTPETPVMDALQIIKEGGFRRLPVMDRGRLVGIVTRKDLKDAMPSKATTLSVWELNYLLSKLSVDEVMARPVITAAEGEYIEDAALRMLEHKVGGMPVLNDAGQISGIITTRDILRAFTNILGMKEGGQRLTLDMPDVPGSLERATHAVTPSNIISVATYDSAATAGHRRFVMRVNGDGVQDVRQRVKQAGITVLD, from the coding sequence ATGTTAGTACGCGATTGGATGACCGTGAACCCGAAGACCGTCACGCCTGAAACGCCCGTCATGGACGCGCTTCAGATTATCAAGGAAGGGGGCTTCCGGCGCCTGCCCGTGATGGATCGGGGCCGCCTGGTCGGCATCGTGACCCGCAAGGACCTGAAGGACGCCATGCCCAGCAAGGCCACCACCCTCAGCGTCTGGGAACTGAATTACCTGCTCAGCAAACTCAGTGTGGACGAGGTGATGGCCCGCCCGGTCATCACGGCCGCCGAAGGCGAGTACATCGAGGACGCGGCCCTGCGCATGCTGGAGCACAAGGTGGGCGGCATGCCGGTGCTGAACGACGCCGGGCAGATCAGTGGGATCATTACCACGCGCGACATCCTGCGGGCGTTCACGAACATCCTGGGCATGAAAGAAGGCGGGCAGCGCCTGACGCTGGACATGCCCGACGTCCCCGGCAGTCTGGAACGCGCCACGCACGCGGTCACGCCCAGCAACATCATCAGTGTCGCCACCTACGACTCGGCCGCCACCGCCGGACACCGCCGCTTCGTGATGCGCGTGAACGGTGACGGCGTGCAGGACGTGCGCCAGCGCGTGAAGCAAGCTGGCATCACTGTGCTTGACTGA
- a CDS encoding aminotransferase class V-fold PLP-dependent enzyme, translated as MTQLAPAQEATPVPAYTPLNRARLIAPGPVEVAPEVLQALSQPQMHHRAPEGVAKLMEAREQLTRLLGDPYDAVITTSSGTGAFEGALVSTTPTGVKVVNAQAGKFSERWGEMARRFGYDTQVVAKAWGEMLEAGEIADACRDAHTLCITHSETSTGALHDLEAIAKAAKAQNPDLIIIADCITSYGVAELRPAAWGVDIIVSGSQKGTATPPGLGFVLFSPQVQERLIKNTPHGFYLDMTRELAGQKAGSTPQTPAINLIYALSTALERLLAVPLEVLWAEQKRKTDALIAAGDALGARAWAPRPSPAVAVLTPPPGIGGKQVAARLAQMGQRALPGQAPHEDAVFRISTMGYADRYDALGLAGILEDCFAGLGVPFPRGVAVQAAWQALA; from the coding sequence ATGACGCAGCTTGCCCCGGCCCAGGAAGCCACTCCTGTTCCCGCCTACACGCCTCTCAACCGTGCCCGCCTGATCGCCCCCGGCCCGGTGGAGGTCGCGCCGGAGGTTCTGCAGGCGTTGAGCCAGCCTCAGATGCACCACCGGGCGCCCGAGGGCGTGGCAAAACTCATGGAAGCCCGCGAGCAGCTCACGCGCCTCCTTGGTGACCCTTACGATGCCGTCATCACGACCAGCAGTGGCACCGGGGCCTTTGAGGGGGCACTGGTCAGCACCACCCCCACGGGCGTGAAAGTCGTGAACGCACAGGCCGGGAAATTCAGTGAGCGCTGGGGCGAGATGGCCAGGCGCTTCGGCTACGACACGCAGGTGGTCGCAAAAGCCTGGGGGGAGATGCTGGAGGCGGGCGAAATCGCGGACGCCTGCCGGGACGCGCATACCCTGTGTATTACCCACAGTGAGACCAGCACCGGGGCACTGCACGATCTGGAGGCCATTGCGAAAGCAGCCAAAGCGCAGAATCCTGACCTGATCATCATCGCGGACTGCATCACCAGTTACGGTGTGGCGGAGTTGCGCCCGGCGGCGTGGGGCGTGGACATCATCGTCAGTGGCAGCCAGAAAGGTACGGCCACGCCGCCCGGTCTGGGGTTCGTGCTGTTCAGCCCGCAGGTGCAGGAGCGCCTGATCAAGAACACCCCCCACGGCTTTTACCTGGACATGACACGCGAACTGGCCGGCCAGAAGGCCGGAAGCACGCCACAGACGCCCGCCATCAACCTGATTTACGCCCTGAGTACCGCGCTGGAACGCCTGCTGGCGGTGCCGCTGGAGGTGCTGTGGGCCGAGCAGAAGCGCAAGACGGACGCCCTGATCGCGGCTGGAGACGCGTTGGGCGCCCGCGCCTGGGCCCCACGCCCCAGCCCCGCCGTGGCCGTTTTGACGCCCCCTCCGGGTATCGGCGGCAAGCAGGTGGCGGCCCGCCTGGCACAGATGGGGCAACGCGCCTTGCCGGGTCAGGCGCCGCACGAGGACGCCGTGTTCAGAATCTCGACCATGGGCTACGCCGACCGCTACGACGCCCTGGGCCTGGCCGGCATCCTGGAGGACTGCTTCGCGGGCCTGGGCGTGCCATTTCCGCGCGGGGTGGCGGTGCAGGCGGCCTGGCAGGCGCTGGCTTAA
- a CDS encoding ABC transporter permease, which translates to MSVPARPRLAWVLAKAHLTRRRMQNTLTVLGIAVGVMVLIAALSLTNGFTKALIDATLQASPHLSLTSFTPSPPDAKLEAAMRADARVQSFVPFVADKGLLTRPAVQGRAAGVDFTTLFGVGPQAAQVLQLPAGESQVISNLKDGEVMLGSALARSVGAFTGDEVRLLNSGMKRTTLKVAGLFTTGNYLIDSAYAFTNVGTLQALQGTKDITGYQLRLHHPDDAPTVGNELTRTIPYSPLPWQSLYGTLLDQMALQKRVIAFVVFLIVVVAAFGIANVLTLAVFEKTQEIAILRAIGATRGLITRTFVMEGMLLGLAGLLLGNLLGLAVAAYFTVRPFQLPGDLYFITSLPVEVKVTDILWVNAVGLATTLIAALIPARRAANVEPARIIR; encoded by the coding sequence ATGTCTGTTCCTGCTCGTCCTCGTCTGGCCTGGGTGCTGGCTAAAGCTCATTTGACTCGTCGGCGCATGCAGAACACCCTGACAGTGCTGGGCATCGCGGTGGGGGTGATGGTGCTGATTGCGGCGCTGAGCCTCACGAATGGGTTTACCAAGGCGCTCATCGACGCGACCTTGCAGGCCAGTCCACACCTGAGCCTGACCAGTTTCACGCCCAGTCCACCGGATGCCAAGTTGGAGGCAGCCATGCGGGCAGACGCGCGGGTGCAGTCTTTTGTGCCTTTCGTGGCCGACAAGGGGCTGCTCACGCGCCCGGCGGTGCAGGGACGCGCGGCGGGCGTGGATTTCACGACGCTGTTCGGGGTGGGGCCGCAGGCGGCGCAGGTGTTGCAACTGCCGGCGGGGGAAAGTCAGGTCATCTCGAACCTGAAAGACGGCGAGGTGATGCTGGGCAGCGCCCTGGCCCGCAGCGTGGGGGCCTTTACCGGGGATGAGGTGCGTCTGCTGAACAGTGGCATGAAGCGCACGACCTTGAAGGTGGCGGGCCTGTTCACCACGGGAAATTACCTGATCGACAGCGCGTACGCCTTCACGAATGTGGGCACCTTGCAGGCGTTGCAGGGCACGAAGGACATCACGGGCTATCAGTTGCGGCTGCACCACCCGGACGACGCGCCCACCGTCGGCAACGAGCTGACGCGCACCATTCCCTACTCGCCGCTGCCGTGGCAGAGCCTGTACGGCACGCTGCTGGATCAGATGGCCCTGCAAAAGCGCGTGATCGCGTTCGTGGTTTTTCTGATCGTGGTGGTGGCGGCCTTCGGGATTGCCAACGTGTTGACGCTGGCCGTCTTCGAGAAGACGCAGGAGATAGCCATTTTGCGGGCAATTGGCGCGACCCGTGGCCTGATTACCAGAACCTTCGTGATGGAGGGAATGCTGCTGGGTCTGGCGGGCTTGCTGCTCGGCAACCTGCTGGGTCTGGCGGTGGCGGCGTACTTCACGGTGCGGCCTTTTCAGCTGCCGGGTGACCTGTATTTCATCACCTCGCTGCCCGTCGAGGTGAAAGTCACCGACATCCTGTGGGTCAACGCCGTGGGCCTGGCGACCACCCTGATCGCGGCGCTGATTCCAGCGCGGCGGGCGGCCAACGTCGAGCCGGCGCGGATTATCCGCTAG
- a CDS encoding DUF4384 domain-containing protein, whose amino-acid sequence MKKFLMIPALLLASSAYAAPKISAQSIIVNPTQPDLSVQVRVNKDSTGNAAPNYAVGENITISTSVNRDAYVYLFNVDSTGEVTQILPNRLQGGGNFVKANTTAVFPAAGSGFTFTVDGQSGLNKVLALASLTQLNLDQISSFKNAQDQFATVKAKGQDGLAQALSIVVSPVQQNSWVSDTAFFNVVAAAPVRTGNLFVGTNVTGSTVILNGRTLGVANTTYTGIAPGNYPVRVKAPGFADYTTTVRILENGTTNLNVDFAVRATAPAPVRPAPVSNANNYSVVIRSSVAGARVFVDGVEAGAVQNGGITLNVGRGSHEIVMIAPGYRTFLNTYNITQNGQITINPTR is encoded by the coding sequence ATGAAGAAATTTCTGATGATTCCCGCTCTGCTGCTCGCCAGTAGTGCCTATGCCGCCCCGAAGATCAGCGCCCAGAGCATCATCGTGAACCCCACGCAACCCGACCTGAGCGTCCAGGTGCGCGTCAACAAGGACAGCACCGGCAACGCCGCCCCCAACTACGCCGTGGGCGAAAACATCACCATCAGCACCTCCGTGAACCGTGATGCCTACGTGTACCTGTTCAACGTGGACAGCACCGGCGAAGTCACGCAGATTCTGCCCAACCGTCTCCAGGGCGGCGGCAACTTCGTGAAAGCCAACACCACCGCCGTGTTCCCCGCTGCCGGCAGTGGCTTTACCTTCACCGTCGACGGCCAGTCCGGCCTGAACAAGGTACTGGCCCTCGCCAGCCTGACGCAGCTGAACCTCGACCAGATCAGCAGCTTCAAGAACGCGCAGGATCAGTTCGCCACCGTCAAGGCCAAGGGGCAGGACGGCCTGGCGCAGGCCCTGAGCATCGTCGTGTCTCCCGTGCAGCAGAACAGCTGGGTCAGTGACACCGCCTTCTTCAACGTGGTGGCCGCCGCGCCCGTGCGTACCGGCAACCTGTTCGTGGGCACCAACGTGACCGGCAGCACCGTGATTCTTAACGGCCGCACCCTTGGCGTAGCCAACACCACCTACACCGGCATTGCTCCCGGCAACTACCCCGTGCGCGTTAAAGCCCCCGGTTTTGCGGACTACACCACCACGGTTCGTATTCTGGAGAACGGCACCACCAACCTGAACGTGGACTTTGCCGTGCGCGCCACCGCGCCCGCTCCTGTGCGTCCCGCGCCGGTCAGCAACGCCAACAACTACAGCGTCGTGATTCGCAGCAGCGTGGCCGGTGCCCGCGTGTTCGTGGACGGCGTGGAAGCTGGCGCGGTGCAGAATGGCGGCATCACCCTGAACGTGGGCCGCGGCTCGCACGAAATCGTGATGATCGCCCCCGGTTACCGCACCTTCCTGAACACCTACAACATTACCCAGAACGGCCAGATCACCATCAACCCCACCCGCTAA
- a CDS encoding NUDIX hydrolase produces the protein MSEHDPLDNLQADPWAVWLGGRERQTLHLPHYRRAAVLVALTLEADPRVLLTVRASNLPTHQGQIAFPGGSLHAGETPVQAALREAQEEVGLAPAHVQVLGEMDDVFTPIGFHVTPVLARLAPAALATLTLTPEVAEIITPTLHDLRLVGHFDQLRTLPDGTQVPLYRHPWRGHDIWGMTSRVLHDLLTDGPE, from the coding sequence GTGAGCGAACATGACCCTCTGGACAACCTGCAGGCTGACCCGTGGGCGGTGTGGCTGGGCGGGCGCGAACGGCAGACCCTGCACCTGCCGCACTACCGTCGCGCCGCCGTGCTGGTGGCCCTGACCCTGGAAGCCGACCCGCGCGTGCTGCTCACCGTGCGCGCCAGTAACCTGCCCACCCACCAGGGCCAGATCGCCTTTCCCGGCGGCAGTCTCCACGCCGGCGAAACGCCGGTGCAGGCCGCGCTACGCGAAGCGCAGGAGGAAGTCGGCCTTGCGCCCGCCCACGTGCAGGTGCTGGGTGAAATGGACGATGTCTTCACGCCCATCGGGTTTCATGTCACCCCGGTGCTGGCCCGCCTTGCGCCGGCCGCCCTGGCTACCCTGACCCTCACGCCGGAAGTCGCCGAGATCATTACCCCCACCCTCCATGACCTGCGCCTCGTCGGGCACTTCGATCAACTCCGCACCCTCCCGGACGGTACACAGGTGCCACTGTACCGTCACCCCTGGCGCGGCCACGACATCTGGGGCATGACCTCGCGCGTGCTGCACGACCTGCTGACCGACGGGCCCGAATAA
- a CDS encoding MazG family protein: MNDLLNVMRRLRGPGGCPWDQEQTHATLRPYLLEEAAEAADAVGHPAELADELGDVLLQVAFHSVIAEEEGTFDYAQVEQNIVDKLIRRHPHVFGDVQVQGSAEVVANWQAIKAAEQGGQPRSAAQRVPAALGALARETKTQKLAGHAKTGREAVEQTLGNADETEEGVAEVLTAVVSWARSLGVDAEVALRARTARTLAALSDKALSNEAHSDGAQ, translated from the coding sequence ATGAATGACCTCCTGAACGTCATGCGGCGCCTGCGTGGGCCGGGCGGCTGCCCGTGGGATCAGGAGCAGACGCACGCGACCCTGCGCCCTTACCTGCTGGAAGAAGCGGCGGAAGCCGCCGACGCCGTGGGCCACCCGGCGGAACTGGCCGATGAACTCGGGGACGTGCTGTTGCAGGTGGCGTTCCACAGCGTGATCGCCGAGGAAGAAGGCACCTTCGACTATGCGCAGGTAGAGCAGAACATCGTGGATAAACTGATTCGCCGCCACCCGCACGTGTTCGGAGACGTGCAGGTGCAGGGCAGTGCCGAGGTGGTCGCCAACTGGCAGGCCATCAAGGCGGCCGAGCAGGGCGGCCAGCCGCGCAGCGCCGCCCAGCGCGTGCCCGCCGCCCTGGGCGCACTGGCCCGCGAGACAAAAACGCAGAAACTGGCCGGGCACGCCAAAACTGGGCGGGAAGCTGTCGAGCAGACCCTCGGGAACGCCGACGAGACCGAAGAGGGCGTGGCCGAGGTGCTGACGGCTGTGGTGTCCTGGGCCCGCAGCCTGGGCGTGGACGCCGAGGTGGCCCTGCGCGCTCGTACTGCCCGGACGCTGGCGGCGCTGAGCGACAAGGCCCTTTCCAATGAGGCCCATTCTGATGGGGCGCAGTGA
- the aat gene encoding leucyl/phenylalanyl-tRNA--protein transferase, giving the protein MPSAAFFLNHPDPFTREVARMYAQGAFLMDNGDGVRFYSVENRALVPLTAEDGLHVPRRLKRDLKHFEPRVNTAFLDVVRGCRGTLPGSPPRDGEWISDELSAIYAHLHTTGLSHSFEVWRGGELAGGVLGIALGGIFFAESKFHRVTNASKAALIHLAGHLRRQGFSVLDAQIQNSHIATLGVYEISQAEFQSLFRAALPQEATF; this is encoded by the coding sequence ATGCCCAGCGCCGCTTTTTTCCTGAACCACCCGGACCCGTTCACGCGCGAGGTGGCCCGCATGTACGCGCAGGGCGCCTTTTTGATGGACAATGGCGATGGCGTGCGCTTTTACAGCGTGGAGAACCGCGCTCTGGTGCCCCTGACAGCGGAAGATGGCCTGCACGTGCCGCGCCGCCTGAAACGCGACCTGAAGCATTTCGAGCCGCGCGTGAATACTGCCTTTCTGGACGTGGTGCGCGGTTGCCGGGGCACCCTGCCGGGCAGTCCCCCACGCGACGGCGAATGGATCTCAGATGAGCTCAGCGCCATTTACGCCCACCTGCACACCACGGGCCTGTCGCACTCCTTCGAGGTATGGCGCGGAGGCGAACTGGCCGGGGGGGTGCTAGGCATTGCACTGGGCGGCATCTTCTTTGCCGAGAGCAAGTTTCACCGCGTGACCAACGCCAGTAAAGCGGCGCTGATTCATCTGGCCGGGCACCTGCGGAGGCAGGGGTTCAGCGTGTTGGACGCGCAGATTCAGAACAGCCACATCGCCACTCTGGGCGTGTACGAGATTAGTCAGGCCGAGTTTCAGTCCCTCTTTCGGGCCGCCTTGCCGCAGGAGGCGACCTTTTAA
- a CDS encoding DoxX family protein translates to MTTETRYVPEPQITRTLFADTRLAPLWTLLRLYVGYEWLMAGWHKISGGGWVGDNAGAAVTGFLKGALAKTGGEHPDVSGWYGAFIQNVALPNAALFSHMVAFGEVFVGIALILGLFTGVAAFFGGLMNANFLLAGTLSSNPVLFILATWLVLGWRVAGWIGLDRWALPRLGVHTVPQAESRVGAHPFGHHSQQPHLPS, encoded by the coding sequence ATGACCACCGAAACCCGTTACGTCCCCGAACCCCAGATCACCCGCACCCTCTTCGCCGACACGCGCCTGGCCCCTCTGTGGACGCTGCTGCGCCTGTACGTCGGCTACGAGTGGCTGATGGCCGGCTGGCACAAGATTTCGGGTGGCGGCTGGGTCGGTGACAACGCCGGCGCCGCCGTGACCGGCTTCCTGAAAGGCGCCCTGGCCAAGACCGGCGGCGAGCACCCCGACGTGAGCGGCTGGTACGGCGCTTTCATTCAGAACGTCGCCCTGCCCAACGCCGCGCTGTTCTCGCACATGGTGGCTTTCGGTGAAGTGTTCGTGGGCATCGCCCTGATCCTGGGCCTGTTTACCGGCGTGGCCGCCTTCTTCGGCGGGCTGATGAACGCCAACTTCCTGCTGGCCGGCACCCTCAGCAGTAACCCGGTGCTGTTCATCCTGGCGACCTGGCTGGTGCTGGGGTGGCGCGTGGCGGGCTGGATCGGCCTCGACCGCTGGGCATTGCCGCGCCTGGGCGTACACACCGTGCCGCAAGCGGAAAGTCGCGTGGGGGCCCATCCCTTCGGGCATCACAGCCAGCAACCGCATCTGCCTTCGTAA
- a CDS encoding Nramp family divalent metal transporter, whose protein sequence is MSDSFASTSTELDSHNSAKAADVLSGHSPRRGLKRLLPFLGPAVIASIAYMDPGNFATNIQGGADFGYRLLWVILAANLMAMLIQNLSAKLGIATGKNLPQVIREQWPGPVRWFYWVQAEIVAMATDLAEFIGASIAIHLLTGLPLFWGAVVTAIISFWILGFQRRGARPMELVIGAFVLIIGLAYLAQFVMARPALSALGAGFLPSFAGTQSVYLAVGIIGATVMPHVIYLHSALTQGRIKTRTDTEKIKLAKLNKVDVIGAMGLAGLINMSMLAVAAATFHGKGIEGAGDLETAYRTLTPLLGSSASVLFAVALLASGISSTVVGTMAGQVIMQGFVNFSIPLWLRRTITMLPAFVVILLGIDPTRALVMSQVVLSFGIPFALIPLLMFSARRDIMGVLTSKPSVTALGWLFATLIIGLNVYLLWGVFTG, encoded by the coding sequence GTGTCAGATTCCTTCGCCTCGACCTCCACTGAGCTTGACTCGCACAACAGCGCGAAGGCCGCCGACGTTCTGAGCGGACACTCGCCCAGACGCGGTCTGAAACGTCTGCTGCCCTTCCTGGGTCCAGCCGTCATCGCCTCGATCGCCTACATGGATCCCGGCAACTTCGCCACCAACATCCAGGGCGGCGCAGACTTCGGCTACCGCCTGCTGTGGGTCATCCTGGCCGCCAACCTGATGGCCATGCTGATCCAGAACCTCAGCGCCAAACTGGGCATCGCCACCGGCAAGAACCTGCCGCAGGTCATCCGCGAGCAGTGGCCGGGGCCGGTCAGGTGGTTCTACTGGGTGCAGGCCGAAATTGTGGCCATGGCCACCGACCTCGCCGAGTTCATCGGGGCGTCCATCGCCATTCATTTACTTACGGGCCTGCCGCTTTTCTGGGGCGCCGTGGTCACCGCCATCATCTCCTTCTGGATTCTGGGTTTCCAGCGGCGCGGCGCGCGGCCCATGGAACTGGTCATCGGCGCTTTCGTGCTGATCATCGGGCTGGCTTACCTCGCTCAGTTCGTCATGGCCCGCCCGGCCCTCTCGGCCCTCGGTGCGGGCTTTCTGCCCAGTTTCGCCGGAACGCAAAGTGTGTACCTGGCAGTGGGTATCATCGGCGCGACCGTCATGCCGCACGTCATCTACCTGCACTCGGCGCTGACGCAGGGACGGATCAAGACGCGCACCGACACCGAAAAAATCAAGTTGGCCAAACTGAACAAGGTGGACGTGATCGGCGCGATGGGTCTGGCGGGCCTGATCAACATGAGCATGCTGGCCGTGGCCGCCGCCACCTTTCACGGCAAGGGGATCGAGGGCGCAGGTGACCTGGAAACCGCCTACCGCACCCTGACGCCGCTGCTGGGTTCCTCCGCGTCTGTGCTGTTCGCCGTCGCACTGCTGGCCAGCGGCATCAGCAGCACGGTGGTCGGTACCATGGCCGGGCAGGTGATCATGCAGGGGTTCGTGAACTTCAGCATTCCCTTGTGGCTGCGCCGCACCATTACCATGCTGCCCGCCTTTGTCGTCATTCTGCTGGGCATCGACCCTACCCGGGCGCTGGTGATGTCTCAGGTGGTGCTGAGTTTCGGGATTCCTTTCGCACTGATTCCCCTGCTGATGTTCAGCGCCCGGCGCGACATCATGGGCGTCCTGACCAGCAAACCGTCCGTGACCGCGCTGGGCTGGCTGTTCGCCACGCTGATCATTGGGCTGAACGTCTATCTGCTGTGGGGCGTGTTTACAGGGTGA